Within the Lacerta agilis isolate rLacAgi1 chromosome 15, rLacAgi1.pri, whole genome shotgun sequence genome, the region AAATCCACAAAGCTTCCTATCCTATTTCATTTGCATCTCAATCTAATGTGTGTTTACATAGAAGTCCAACAAAGTGCTGTGGGACTTCCTAAGTATGCTTAGGTTCGCATTGTACTGGCCAGAAAAAGTGTTGGTGCTTCAcattaaaaaatgtgtgtttttctgtgtCTCCACATTCCCTTGTCTGTCTGGAAAAGTCCCAGATTTTTAGAAACAATTGTTTGAGCTTTCTTTGCCCAGAAAATATGATCACTTTTCAGTTGTGCATTTTTCTGTTTCAGGTTCCATTTTAGCTGTGCAGAATTCTTGTAATGCAGAGAATAGGTATGAAAATACAAACTGGACTTTCATTAGCTTTTGAAAATAAGATGTGAGATATACTGTATTTGCAGCTGTTTCCCACGTGTTGTTACCAATGAACTTATGAAACAGAACCTTTTCTATAGAAGAATAAAGCAGTAATTTTTTCCAACCCACATCACTGAAGCAAATGAACGGTTGACTCCAAATGCTGGCATCAAGGGTATATCCTTTATCAGCTACAGTTTGGTTTATCAGAAAGATCAGCAGGATCTTTCATTATTGAGAACCATGGTAGAAGCCTGGGCTGAACAACAGGTAGCTTTTCTATCACATCATAATAGAGTGCAGTATATAGAACACCCCAAAGTCTGGTCATTTTGGTCATAATCCTGTCCAGTTTTGTTGGCAAAATACTGAAAAAACTTTGCAAGTTTTTAAGTCCCGATAAATACATTGACTTAGGAAAAATGACACAAGTGGCTCTTTGAGTGGGCCCTTATCATAATCAAAAGGAAGAGGCCCATCTTTATGAGAGATAAGATTGGCTGGGTTATGTAgcaggaccttttctgtggtggaacCAGCTGACAGATCTGCTTGGGCCTGACTATTTCCCTATTTTGTAAACTTAGCAAAACACTGCTTAGGTTCCCCTTAGGGTttgatattgttgattgtgttaTATGGTCTTACAGTAGTATTATGTCATGTTTGCTTGTAGCCACTTAATTAGAAGAGGAAGATGTAttaaacagtaaataaatagtgacttgcagcacaatccttGTCATGTCTTCTCATTGAAGGCCATAtcattgatttcactggggcttacttccaagtaaggggggttaggattgcaacatCAGGCACCCTACATTCCTTCTAGTCATTGAACCTTTTATATGTTCGCTAGGAATGTAAGAAGCAGCCTcctgccaagtcagaccattggtctcatTATTGTCTGTGCTGACTGGCCGTGCTTTGCCTGGGTTTCAAATGgagttctttcccagccctacccagaaaTGCCTGTTATTGAACCTAGGCTCTACTCATGTAAAGGAcgtgctctgccagtgagctgtTGCCTTTCATTGTAGCCATGAGTTCtacaaatccttaaaaaaaaagaactctcATTATGATCTTAGCTGATCATTATTATCTTTACATCCTTATTGCTATATAAGACTGCATTTGATAGTGGCAGTTGATTCATGAAATGGGTCAGGATTTGAAAAACTaaattctttttataaaaaagtttgCATAAGATACACATTTCAGAAttgccaatggtgaatgacacaatgcccagtaatgtaactggatcaaaaacatcattattcattacttacactggcaatatcacagcttgacttactatttactagatttttaaaatgtgggttgtaaaactggttcttacattagaatttacagtttgtggagaatattctcctggagaattttctagcagagagaTGTGAAGGGAGTTCTGGCAAATGCAAGACATCAGGGTAGGGGGAAAGGGAGCATCTTCACCTACAGCCATCCCATAGTGAGCAACTGGGAAATCTGGTTGCTCAGTAGTTTGGTTATCAGTTGTTGCTCTTGACTTTGTATTCCACTATATGCAAAGGGGTAAATAATTCATTATGTGTATGCCTACTCAATAATTTGGATTCActgtgttcttttctttttttatagcaAAAATGGCTCAAGCGGCTATGGCAGCAGCATCCAGCCATGAAGAGGATTCATCTGAAAGCAGAATGGTTGTTACATTTCTCATGTCAGCCCTTGAGTCAATGGTATGATGGTATTGGTATTTACTGTAATGTATCTTCTGCTTGCAACATTTCTTTATGCATTCTTCACGCATGCCTGTTCATCTGATTGTTATTTTATCTTGCAAGTGGTAGAAGGTATAACTCAACAGTCTTTCAAACCCATTTTccttgtctctttttaaaaaataattaaataattataatacaACTGCACCGCTTGTTACTGCAGTTCTAAGCAGCAACTTTTCCCTTCTACAGTGCAAAGAGCTTGCCAAGTCTAAGGCGGAAGTTGCCTGCATTGCCGTGTATGAAACAGATGTGTTTGTGGTGGGGACTGAGAGAGGAAGAGCCTTCGTTAATACAAGAAAAGATTTTCAAAAGGATTTTGTAAAGTACTGTaagtttaaattgctgtttttccccccctcaaacCATTTAAGTGTCTCCTTCGGGAAAAGCGTAACCCTACACAGatttggagtggagtggagtggagtgccTAAGATGTTTGGATGGTGTTTTGTATGCCacctctggcaactcctgcattcaagctggtgccaaatgtattactcagctttcctttgggccacaccaAAGAGGGCGGTCATGTTGTATGGGCTGCCAAGGACCTCCATACAGACTGCCCAGGCTTtcaccctggagaggtcactttggatCTGCTAATGCATCAATAACAACGTGGGAGACAGCAGTTATgcgttaccagtctctgcagccacagcaggtgccgtTATTCTCCAGCTATTTGACACACCCTGGAGGAGCGCTCTATTGTCTCACAAGGCAGACGGATACTAACAACAAAAATTAATAGGTTCTACCAGTGACTGAAAGGCTTTTGCTTCTATGAAGTTCCTTTTACACCTGCTGATAACATAAACATGCAGATGAATTGTATAAAGAACATTCAATTAATTCAGTGCCCCTTTTTATTTGTAATATGTATTTGAAATGGCTGCATTAAGATGTAATGCGAAGCTATGATTTATAACACTCCATGAATGAGCCAAGCCTTTCCCCCATCCTAGGCCCACATGGTTCCCTGTTCCTTCGCCTCCCACCCAGCAGAGAGGAGTACAGTACATTGGAAGCTTTTGCGGTATCCCATGTCCCAGTTCGGGGTCGTGGTTTAACACTAGTTAGCTTAAGCAAGTTGGTTCATAATCCTTCATTTAAAGGTGGTTTGCTTCGGAACGAATAATAGCATTAAGCCCCACTCCCCTGCTAGAACTACATGGGAAGCCACCATTAACAGTTGTAAGAAGCTCACTAACAATGTTGGGAACTTGTGAGCTAACATGATTCTGATCGTCTTAAACTGCTTTCACAAAATGGTGCCAATATCATTGTTCACCAGATGTTTTTAGAACGTTAGTGGAAACATTGCCATGTTTATAGCCAGCATTTAATATACATGGACAGGGAAGTTAAGGGAAATAATTCCCTAGCTGTTGGTTCAGTTACATTTGCATCTcacatttctattttaaaaaaaatcctctaggtgactacaaaatataaaaacgaCTGCACAGTTCATGAAGAAGGCAACAGTTAATGCAAATCAATGTTTTAGGACATCATTTGCATGATATAAAAATCTGTGTATACCACAAAGTCCAAAACCATTCCAGAATAATGCGTATTTGTCCAGCTGCCCAAAAAGGAATGTAGAGAAAGCTAGGCACACTATCTTAGAGGGAATTCAATGTTGGTGCAACAGTTGACAAGACTGTCCTCTGCATGGTCTTCTGCTGTATTGAAATATCTTAACTTGTGGTTAGGTTAGGCCCATATATTGTTGCAGTTTAGCATTCAAAAGTGACTTGGTTTTGGATTTcatactttctgttttgcaggtGTTAATGAAGAGGCAAAGGCTGCAGAACTACAGAAAATAAAGTCAACATCCCTAGATAATAGGATGACTGTGGATATTGTGGAAATGGAAGCCCTCAGGAAGTCTGTGGAGGATTATTTCTGTATCTGTTATggtaaatatttttgttttatttagaatAACGGTGATAGCATTAGCTTATAAATGTTGAATCCTCTATAAAGAGGGTTAACGCTGGTTTGTGGATCCTCTTCCACTCCTGATTCTAAGGGTtcaggggagaagaagaaaaatatttagtTGAAAGTTGCCATTCATAATACAATTGTGATGTCCTTACTCCTGAACTGGAATGCAAATGGATCTCTCCTTGAGGAAGGCAATAAGACCGTGAAGATGCTGAATCCTATCTTGTTGGATAGGCATTTCCACCCATTTCATGGAAGCAAAACTAGTCTTAGGTAGATAAACGCATAGCTGCTTTATTCCTTTAGGAACAGAATAGTAATAGAAGTTTTATAAAGCACTATGTAAATAAAATGCACCGTGTGTGTGAGAGGCAGCACTTCACACAAGTTTGCTTTTGTTCAAGTTTTCTTGTTCGAATTTGCTAGCATCCGTTACTGTGTCTTGTAGTTGTAGGTAGTATTTTCCACTTAATAACATTGTTACAGCAAGGACTAGTGTAGCTAATGTGGTGATGACCTGTGTTGGAGGACTGAAATATTCAGAAAGGCTTCATTTACTGAGACCATGGGGTGTTAAATGTTTTCAATGTCTATATCCAGAAGTTCTCTCTTGGCTAATGTAGGATCATTAAGTCTGACATGCTGCTGTTGTCAGAACTGAAATGCTTAGCAAATGTTAATATTTAACAGTTAAGTACAGTAtagacatgggtggtgctgtgggttaaaccacagagcctagggcttgccgatcagaaggttgcggtttgaatccccgcgacggggtgagctcccgttgctcgttccctgctgctgccaacctagcagtttgaaagcacatcaaagtgcaagtagataaataggtatcgctccggtgggaaggtaaacggtgtttctgtgcgctgctctggttcgccagaagcggctttgtcatgctggccacatgacccggaagctgtacaccggctcccttagccaataaagcgagatgagcgccgcaacccctgagtcgtccgcaactggacctaatggtcaggggtccctttacctttacagtataGACTGGTTATGAAAAGTTCTGTTTTTCTAATTATTCATCATCATTGTctaatatataaaatgcaagtgtctctgcgtccagtccgtgtgtctcttggtttgcgctactgcgcatgtgccccagggacacagggattggcgcagagagacatcgggccacgagcagcgtcggcagttcaagtggggcggttgaaatggaacttCGACGCTGCAGAAGAGAGGAGACGCCGAGGAGGAAAGCCACGCTGCCACCGCTACAACAAAAGCCCCGAGGCCTTGCAAAGAGCGGGagcgcaggggggggggcaatggtttGCCCCGCTgggagagggaggctgggggggggtgggaagaagGTGGTGGGAAGAAGGAGCCCGAGGGGCGAACTTGCTTGCTCCCTTTTTGCAGGGAGGCATTGCAATGTACCTGTGGCGCCTCCTCTTCTTATCGCGGACACTCCTCGGCAAGGAGTGTCTCTAGAAActtggagaaaagaaggaaacttGGAGCAGCGTGACTCGCCTGGCAATCGCCCCGTCGCCACACCCCCTTCTACCTTCCCGGCGCCCCGGTCTCTGCAGtcggtgggggcgggggaggaggagagcgccCGGTCTGCCTACCAATCGGCAGCAGCAGATGCTTTGTTCCTAAAAAGCCAAAGGCACGTGTCGTGGCTGCCGCGCCGGGGAGAGAAAGTAGGGCGTCTGCGCAGTGGCTGCTTtccagaggaaggaggaagagaaggagtagGGCGCGGATCCAGCTGCTGCACACCCGCCCCGCGGGCGCGGCAGCCACAACACGTGCCTTTGGCGGGCCGGCAAGCAGCGGCAACCAACCCGCCGCCCAGAGCGGCCTCGCGCTCGCGGGGCTCGGCGTGTTGTCCCTCCGGCTCAAGCCCCAGGCTGCGCGGGCCCCACCGGCCCCACGATGAGGCGGGAGCTGAGGGCgggaaggggcagcagcagctAACCGCCGAGCGCTGCCTCCGCCTTGCTCTCTTTCCCCTCAGGAGTCCGAAAGATGCAAGGGGTGAAGCcatgccgccgccgctgccgctgtcACCACGCGCTGcctgccctcctcttcttcctgcttctctctctctctctctctctcacccttctctctctctctctctcacccttccttccttccttctctctctctcacccttccttccttcctttcttcaattggcgggggggggggggcagaaggtgatctGCACCAGCCCTGGGAAGAGCATGCTGGAGGAAATCGGGAAATGGATGCTAgcacccgttattttaacgggctgaaaccactagttgtCTAATAATCAACCTACATTCAGTTACTGTTAAAGTCAGATTGTTGCTACAAGGTCCCAGTTTTGTGGAAATTATGAAGGAAGCGCTGCTGCCCTCTTTTTCCCCTGCTTCAGGATTACTATCtgttaaatacatattttggttGGAGATATGATTTTGAGCTTTCAAGACTGAGGCAAATgggtggaggaggggaaagacaAAGGATGAATGCACGTTGCTGTGCAAGAAGGGGCATAATTGCCATAGTTTTGGAATCATATTGCTAAAGATTGctttcctccatccaggcaaagctTTAGGAAAGCCAACTGTAGTTCCTGTGCCGTACGATAAGATTCAGAGGGACCCATCTGCTGTGATGGTGCATGGTCTCCCAGAAGGACTTGCATTTAAACATCCCACCAACTATGATGTTACAACACTGAAGTGGATTCTGGAAAACAAATCTGGGATCTCATTTGTCATCAAAAGGTGTGCTAGGACCTCCTTTTCTTGGATCAGTTTGTTCAGTTAAATTATAATTGTGTATAAATATTTCTGTATATCCTTAAGTTCATCTATAATTATATTGGAAGTGGGTGGTATGTAGTGGAGCAGTGTTGCTGTTGAGTTGTGAACTTGAAAGTCTCTCATTCAGACTTCCTTTGCtatgccgttgttgttgtttgttatttgaatttgtataccgtgtttctcctaaaataagacaccgtcttatattttttttcgcccaacaaaacacagtatggcttattttcaggggatgtcttattttaaccatgtcacatcggtacgctgcatagccacgcctctccaggctgttttaatgggaggtaccacgtcactatggcttattttcggggtatggcttatttttggggaacggcttatatttcgcaaatgcatagaaatcctgctatggcttattttatggctatgtcttattttaggagaaacagggtactaccttatacccggaggtctcagggcagttcatccATTGTCTGAAATGGACATAACACTGAGCTATTTTGCAGGGTGGCAGTAAGGATTGCATATATACAAAATGCTTTGAATACCTTTAATCGCTAGTAGCTCTTTTtagctgtgcttttaaaataatagaacACTTTCTTTTTAATAGGCCCTTCCTTGAGCCAAAGAAACATCTAGGTGAGTAGACACTTGTCTGATCTAAATAAAAACATTGGAAATTTGATTTGATACAATGACCTGATTTGCACATTTTGGCAAGCCAAGTACCCTTTTTGTACTGAGGGCTATGTTGACACATGACCAATCTTCCAAGGATTGCATctcaaagtgggtggggccaaagggtACTATTTTGGCATGGCCATTTTCTTGTTATTGGGGAGGACAAATTGCTGTAAGTCTGTCTTAGTCTCACAAACCAGACTGTAGCAGGGGACCTGCAGGAGTGGTCATTTTAAagatgatattttaaaaatgttttgggcAGTCATAGACCCCTTTTGCTTGCACAACCAGTCACTGCTTGTCAAATCTAGCTTTTGTTACATTAGGTTTAGGTAGAGATCAATCTGTTAATTGATCTGACCAGCAAGCAGGCTTTCTAGGGGAGAGTATTTTCAACCagttcccattattattattattgatggtAATATTACGTACATATCAAGTGACATTACTACTTGCTCACTTGTTCTTCTGGTTGTGTATATACAACCAGTGAGGGGAAAACAAATCACAGATGCTATTCCTTTACACAACCAAATGCTGCCGGTGCTGTGATATGATGCATTTTAGTTTTGTACCTTGTGCTTATATTGTTTGGGATGAAGGGTAGGCTAAAAGTAGCTtgaaataaataagtgaaaacGTGGAGTCCTAGTGATATTAGTTTAACCTTACTCTAGAATTATATAATTGGGTGTGAAATATAAGCACCACATTAACAGATAACATTTTCTTCTTTGCAGGACCTCGCATGACAGATTCCTCACACACAGTAACATCCCCAGGTGGAAGGTAGAATATCTTTTGTGCTTTTCTGTGGTTGTTGGTTTTTCCCAACAGCTTTTCTCCtgttggtgcaaaaaaaaaaattcagaaagcaCGTCTTTCAACCACAAATACGGTTTTGAATATTCGTCTTTCATATAAAATACTCATTTCCCCATTGTAGTTTGCCAGGCTGCTGACAGCACCCTTTGTAAGCACACTaagatatttttttaagtccTAAAATATAAGAAATCAGTCTCATTATCAGGATCAATCTTGTTAAAAGCCTAAGAGTATTTGGTGCCAAAAGGCCACCTGAGTTGATGCCAGACAAAAATATGTGTGATGACCTTCTCATTCATCCAGTTGTCTATCTTGGCTGATGGGGCCCCTTTGATATTTGTAAGAAGCACATCTACCATTTCAAACCAGAATagaagtttctagcccttatagTTGTGAGGAAAAATGTGAAAACAGCCCATTGTGTCTACTAGTCCTAGGAGCCTAATGGTAAAATGTTCTGTGGTTTTTTAAGATTTCACCTCCATGTTGCGTAGCTCTGGTATAAACACAGGTATGGGATATATCATTTGACACCTCTACATCGCTTCCAGGGCAGCAGAGAAGGGCAAGAGTTTAATGACAAAgcacctgctttacatgcagaaggttcaaatTGGGAGAGCatcttcattttgacagctgttGGGTAACAGGGCTGGAAAGGAccctgcctgacaccctggaCAGTTCCTGCCAGTTACATGGGCTAGTACCAGATTAGATGGGCCAGCGGTCTAACTCAGTTAAAGACCGATCCATATGATTTTTGTTATTGCACTCATGGTTTGCATTAACATACTCTTTCTCATGCATCCATTTAAGCTGCCCCGCCATCCAGGTGAAGACTGAGCCCAGTGAAGATTCTGGTATGTATCTCTTACTTCCTTGTTAATATTTGTCTCTTGAGCAATAGGGGTTTGTGGTATATATACATCACTTAATATACATATTTAGGTTATCATTTTTTGTGGTAATATGGAAGCCAGAACGTAGTGAACTTGCCCTGTGCCTTCTCCCCTGGCCTTATGCACTCCACTTAAAGAGCCATTCCACTTGAATGATCCCATCAGCATTTGAAtgcacagtggaaccttggttctcgaatggcttagctgccaaacaaatcagctcccgaaagccacaaacctggaaggaagtgttccggtttgcagatgtttttcggaagctcctgcagccaaccagaagctgcaccttggttttcgaatggttttgggagttgaacagactcctggaacagattaagttcaagaaccaaggtaccactgtatgtggttaTTTGATCTGGGAAAACATTAATAACATGACTGCTTTTAGCATATCTGATTACTTAAATACATACTACTTAGTAGATTTCAGGgaagttcacagcataaaaatacaaggatATAGCACATCTAATTAGAAAGGAACGGTCTCTGTGCTCTAGTATAACATGCAAAAGAACCACTGCTAATTGGGTGCTTTTAAAGATGTGGTCTGGCTTTGCATAGTAGCAATGGGGAATATTGCTGCATGAGGAATTTCCATTGGATTGGGTTACTTGGTGGACAAGGCCTTACTCCAGGTAAGGCCTTGTCCACCAAGTACCCCAATCCAGTGGAAATTATTACTATCCCTAAtagacctgcttgtgggcttccagagATTCCCAGTAAGCTCCTGTTGGGGGAAGGGGCGAATGGAAAGGATGTGCACAAGTTGATTCAATCCACAACCCCTAGTTGTATCGAATAAACTTGTGTGCACTCATAACTCTGTCATTGTTTCTTTACGTGATGATGCCTGCCATGGTTGGAAACTAAACGCCAGACAAAATGGGCCTTTATTTGATGAAGCAGGACAACTCTTGTCTTTTTCTTTAGTCTTTCTTTCTTCAGCCTTGTAGCAGTACTCTTATCTACCCCACAGCTGCATAGCTATTAATAATGGACATGGGGCATAAAGTGGATGTGTGCTCTCATTGCTATTTATTGCTTGAGCACACCTTGAAGCGGGTTTGGACAATGCAAGGGGGGGGAGTATGATTTTCTACTTTCCCCTGCTTTTGTAATGTTTGTACTGAATGAGAGGTTACTTGATGCACAAGAAACCTGGAATCCCTCACACTGTAACAACCTTTCGctcaaaatgttttggttttcttgAGGCTtcagaagagggttttttttttgctttggaagCCTACTTGCCAATGTAAATGGCTTACCCTTGTTGTTCTTCAGGGCTTGAGTTGGTAACAGTTAAAGAAGAATCTGAGGATCCCGACTATTATCAATTTAACATTCCAGGTAACATTGAGTGTAAGACTTTTACTCTGCAGGCTGAAATCATGAATGTTCAAATATACTGGTGGAAAGGCAAGTGAAAGTGGAGGCTATTGGAGGAGACAGAAAAATCAGAAAGGGCCCTGGTTCTAATGTGAACTTAAATTATTTGAGGCAAGATTTTCCTTTGGTCAGGGGATTCCTATGCATGGCTACTGCTcttttttcctgctgcttttggTCCTTGTTCTGCCATTGTCTGTGCCTttccctcccttgttctctctctctctctccttccgtCATTTCTCAAGGCCTTGGCAAACGTTTTCTAGGTAttggaataaattaaataatttataCAGGTCTGTACAAGAAGTGCTTTATCAGTATCCTAACCTGTATTACAGGTAAACAAGTTCGGATTTCAGTGTTGCAAATGGGTACttttgagggaggggagggtgtgcAGTTGTTCACTTACCTTGATATTTCAG harbors:
- the GTF2I gene encoding general transcription factor II-I isoform X14, with amino-acid sequence MQRIAKMAQAAMAAASSHEEDSSESRMVVTFLMSALESMCKELAKSKAEVACIAVYETDVFVVGTERGRAFVNTRKDFQKDFVKYCVNEEAKAAELQKIKSTSLDNRMTVDIVEMEALRKSVEDYFCICYGKALGKPTVVPVPYDKIQRDPSAVMVHGLPEGLAFKHPTNYDVTTLKWILENKSGISFVIKRPFLEPKKHLGPRMTDSSHTVTSPGGSCPAIQVKTEPSEDSGLELVTVKEESEDPDYYQFNIPAGPSETSAIDEKIAMAKSYTGSNQGSDCSEGTDVELPVEVSYRSC